From a region of the Streptomyces sp. NBC_01454 genome:
- a CDS encoding S8 family serine peptidase → MAHPRSRRMRALAVPLGLALTASLGFLPTAATAASADTTPAAAASDSGPLLSYVVNATPGHTMAGRIAKAITKAGGKVVIAHERIGVTVVHSANPQFAAVMRAVPGVQSAGATRTAPLKAQGTTDVGKPQRIDLSKAQLKAAGSAAKANGEEPLEPLQWDLPAIKADKAAKVNPGSRNVTVGIIDTGVDDTHPDLKPNFSAKQSANCVGGVADTSKGAWRPWNPDEDYHGTHVAGTIAAARNGIGVAGVAPGVKIAALKVSEPETSLFYAESVVCAFVFAADHGIAVTNNSYYVDPWMFNCKDDADQAAIIDAVGRAASYAQRKGVLNIAAAGNSALDLAAPQLPDASSPNDSTPVERTVNPKTCWDVPTQLPGTVTVAATGVHQLKSYYSNYGLGQINVAAPGGDSRQVPELPAKNGNILSTMPGGDWAYLAGTSMATPHVAGVAALLKSAHPKSSPQELQWLLKEQADNPGCPTGDATCTGTKHVNSHFGYGIVDALDAVKK, encoded by the coding sequence ATGGCTCATCCCCGTTCCAGACGCATGCGGGCGCTGGCCGTTCCGCTCGGACTGGCTCTGACGGCGTCCCTCGGTTTCCTGCCGACCGCAGCCACCGCCGCGTCCGCGGACACCACCCCGGCCGCCGCCGCCTCGGACAGCGGCCCGCTGCTGTCGTACGTCGTGAACGCCACGCCCGGCCACACCATGGCCGGCCGGATCGCGAAGGCGATAACCAAGGCCGGCGGGAAGGTGGTCATCGCCCATGAGCGGATAGGCGTGACCGTCGTCCACTCGGCCAACCCGCAGTTCGCCGCCGTGATGCGCGCGGTGCCGGGTGTGCAGTCGGCGGGCGCGACCCGCACCGCGCCGCTGAAGGCGCAGGGCACCACCGACGTCGGCAAGCCGCAGCGGATCGACCTGTCGAAGGCGCAGCTCAAGGCGGCCGGCAGCGCGGCGAAGGCGAACGGCGAGGAGCCGCTCGAGCCGCTGCAGTGGGACCTGCCCGCCATCAAGGCCGACAAGGCCGCGAAGGTGAACCCCGGCAGCAGGAACGTCACCGTCGGCATCATCGACACCGGGGTGGACGACACCCACCCCGATCTGAAGCCCAACTTCTCCGCGAAGCAGTCCGCCAACTGCGTGGGCGGCGTGGCCGACACCTCCAAGGGCGCCTGGCGTCCCTGGAACCCGGACGAGGACTACCACGGCACCCATGTCGCGGGCACCATCGCCGCGGCCCGTAACGGCATCGGCGTGGCGGGGGTCGCCCCGGGCGTGAAGATCGCCGCCCTGAAGGTCAGCGAGCCGGAGACCAGCCTCTTCTACGCCGAGAGCGTGGTGTGCGCGTTCGTCTTCGCCGCCGACCACGGCATCGCGGTCACGAACAACAGCTATTACGTCGACCCGTGGATGTTCAACTGCAAGGACGACGCGGACCAGGCCGCCATCATCGACGCGGTCGGCCGTGCGGCGAGCTACGCCCAGCGCAAGGGCGTGCTCAATATCGCCGCGGCGGGCAACTCCGCCCTCGACCTGGCGGCTCCCCAGCTGCCCGACGCCTCCAGCCCGAACGACTCCACCCCGGTCGAGCGCACCGTCAACCCCAAGACCTGCTGGGACGTGCCCACCCAGCTGCCGGGCACGGTGACGGTCGCGGCGACGGGCGTGCACCAGCTCAAGTCGTACTACTCGAACTACGGCCTGGGCCAGATCAATGTGGCCGCGCCGGGCGGTGACTCCCGGCAGGTGCCGGAGCTGCCCGCCAAGAACGGCAACATCCTCTCCACCATGCCGGGCGGCGACTGGGCCTACCTGGCCGGCACCTCCATGGCGACCCCGCACGTCGCCGGCGTCGCGGCGCTGCTCAAGAGCGCCCACCCGAAGTCCAGCCCGCAGGAGCTCCAGTGGCTCCTCAAGGAGCAGGCGGACAACCCCGGCTGCCCCACGGGGGACGCCACCTGCACCGGCACCAAGCACGTCAACAGCCACTTCGGCTACGGCATCGTCGATGCCCTGGACGCGGTGAAGAAGTAA
- a CDS encoding DUF485 domain-containing protein: MSAAPTLDPGTHEPPDYLQVQSSAEFGELRRAHRSFAFPVTVAFLVWYLGYVLLSSYAGGFMARKVLGHLNVAFVLGLAQFMTTFLIAWWYSRHAAARLDPRAEAIKSRLEGDA, encoded by the coding sequence GTGAGCGCCGCACCGACCCTCGACCCGGGGACACACGAGCCGCCCGACTACCTCCAAGTGCAGTCGAGCGCGGAATTCGGTGAACTCCGCCGCGCACACCGCTCGTTCGCCTTTCCGGTCACCGTCGCCTTCCTCGTCTGGTACCTCGGCTACGTACTGCTGTCGAGCTACGCCGGCGGCTTCATGGCCCGTAAGGTCCTCGGCCACCTCAACGTCGCCTTCGTCCTCGGTCTCGCCCAGTTCATGACGACCTTCCTCATCGCCTGGTGGTACTCCCGGCACGCCGCCGCCCGTCTCGACCCCAGGGCCGAGGCCATCAAGTCCCGCCTGGAGGGCGACGCATGA
- a CDS encoding solute symporter family protein, whose amino-acid sequence MNLTPDPLALPLAAGGASEHRTLIITLFAAFVAATLGLTVRAGRQTKGAEDFYAGGRQFSGFQNGLAISGDYMSAASFLGIAGAIALFGYDGFLYSIGFLVAWLVALLLVAEPLRNSGRFTMGDVLAYRMRRRPVRTAAGISTIVVSIFYLLAQMAGAGALVTLLLGITSEAGKILVVVLVGVMMILYVAIGGMKGTTWVQMVKAVLLIAGTLLITILVALKFHFNISTLLGAAAENSGKGSAFLEPGLKYGATATSKIDFISLGLALVLGTAGLPHILIRFYTVPTAKAARKSVNWAIAIIGGFYLMTIALGFGAAALLKPATIIASNKAGNTAAPLLAQQIGGGPGSTGGAVLLAVISAVAFATILAVVAGLTLASSSSFAHDLYVNVLRKGRATEKEEIGAARWATVGIGGVAIVLGVFARGLNVAGLVALAFAVAASANLPTLLYSLFWKRFTTRGALWSIYGGLASSVLLVLFSPVVSGKETSMFPGAHFGFFPLENPGLISIPLGFLLGWLGSVLSTEEPDAAKYAELEVRSLTGTGAH is encoded by the coding sequence ATGAACCTCACCCCCGACCCGCTCGCGCTCCCGCTCGCGGCCGGCGGCGCGAGCGAGCACCGCACCCTGATCATCACCCTCTTCGCGGCCTTTGTCGCCGCCACCCTGGGACTCACGGTCCGGGCCGGCCGGCAGACGAAGGGCGCGGAGGACTTCTACGCCGGCGGCCGGCAGTTCAGCGGCTTCCAGAACGGCCTGGCCATCTCCGGCGACTACATGTCCGCCGCGTCCTTCCTCGGCATCGCCGGCGCCATCGCCCTCTTCGGCTACGACGGCTTCCTCTACTCCATCGGCTTCCTGGTCGCCTGGCTCGTCGCCCTGCTCCTGGTCGCCGAACCGCTGCGCAACTCCGGCCGGTTCACCATGGGGGACGTGCTCGCCTACCGGATGCGCCGGCGCCCGGTCCGTACCGCCGCCGGCATCTCCACCATCGTCGTCTCGATCTTCTACCTGCTCGCCCAGATGGCGGGCGCGGGCGCCCTGGTCACCCTGCTCCTGGGCATCACCAGCGAGGCGGGCAAGATCCTGGTCGTCGTGCTGGTCGGCGTCATGATGATCCTCTACGTCGCCATCGGCGGGATGAAGGGCACCACCTGGGTCCAGATGGTCAAGGCGGTGCTGCTGATCGCCGGCACCCTGCTGATCACGATCCTGGTGGCGCTGAAGTTCCACTTCAACATCTCCACGCTGCTCGGCGCCGCCGCCGAGAACAGCGGCAAGGGCTCCGCCTTCCTGGAGCCCGGCCTCAAATACGGGGCCACCGCCACCTCGAAGATCGACTTCATCTCGCTGGGCCTCGCCCTCGTCCTGGGCACCGCGGGCCTGCCGCACATCCTCATCCGCTTCTACACGGTCCCCACCGCCAAGGCTGCCCGGAAGTCCGTGAACTGGGCGATCGCCATCATCGGCGGCTTCTATCTGATGACCATCGCGCTCGGCTTCGGCGCCGCCGCCCTCCTCAAGCCCGCCACGATCATCGCGTCCAACAAGGCGGGCAACACCGCGGCGCCGCTGCTCGCCCAGCAGATCGGCGGCGGCCCCGGCTCCACCGGCGGCGCCGTCCTGCTGGCCGTGATCTCCGCCGTGGCCTTCGCCACCATCCTCGCGGTGGTCGCCGGACTCACCCTCGCCTCCTCCTCGTCCTTCGCCCACGACCTGTATGTCAACGTCCTGCGCAAGGGCCGGGCCACCGAGAAGGAGGAGATCGGCGCGGCCCGCTGGGCGACCGTCGGCATCGGCGGTGTCGCCATCGTCCTGGGGGTCTTCGCCCGCGGGCTGAACGTCGCGGGTCTGGTGGCGCTGGCCTTCGCGGTCGCCGCCTCCGCCAACCTTCCGACCCTCCTCTACAGCCTGTTCTGGAAGCGCTTCACCACCCGCGGCGCGCTCTGGTCCATCTACGGCGGCCTCGCCTCCTCCGTTCTGCTGGTGCTCTTCTCCCCGGTCGTCTCCGGCAAGGAGACCTCGATGTTCCCCGGTGCCCACTTCGGCTTCTTCCCGCTGGAGAACCCCGGCCTGATCTCCATCCCGCTGGGCTTCCTGCTCGGCTGGCTGGGATCCGTGCTCTCCACGGAGGAGCCGGACGCCGCGAAGTACGCCGAGCTGGAGGTCCGGTCGCTGACCGGGACCGGGGCGCACTGA
- the moaA gene encoding GTP 3',8-cyclase MoaA: MLIDTYGRVATDLRVSLTDRCNLRCTYCMPEEGLQWLAKPDLLTDDEIVRLITLAVRDLGIDEVRFTGGEPLLRPGLPGIIERVAALTPRPQMSLTTNGIGLQRTAAALRDAGLDRVNVSLDTLRPEVFQALTRRKRHDDVLRGLEAARAAGLTPIKVNAVLMPGLNDDEAPDLLAWAVAHDYELRFIEQMPLDAQHGWKRDGMITAGDILTSLRTRFTLTPEGSDERGSAPAERWLVDGGPHRVGVIASVTRPFCRACDRTRLTADGQVRTCLFATEETDLRTALRSGAPDDEIARLWTAAMWGKKAGSGLDDPSFLQPERPMSAIGG; this comes from the coding sequence GTGCTCATCGATACCTACGGTCGTGTGGCCACCGACCTGCGCGTTTCGCTCACCGACCGCTGCAATCTGCGGTGCACGTACTGCATGCCGGAAGAGGGCCTGCAGTGGCTCGCCAAGCCCGATCTGCTCACCGACGACGAAATCGTCCGGCTGATCACCCTCGCCGTGCGGGACCTGGGCATCGACGAGGTCCGCTTCACCGGCGGGGAACCACTGCTCCGCCCCGGCCTGCCCGGCATCATCGAGCGCGTCGCCGCCCTCACCCCACGCCCCCAGATGTCGCTGACCACCAACGGCATAGGTCTGCAACGCACGGCGGCCGCGCTGCGCGACGCCGGGCTCGACCGCGTCAACGTCTCGCTGGACACCCTGCGGCCGGAGGTCTTCCAGGCCCTGACCCGCCGCAAGCGGCACGACGACGTACTACGCGGTCTGGAGGCGGCCCGCGCGGCCGGTCTGACCCCCATCAAGGTCAACGCCGTCCTGATGCCGGGCCTCAACGACGACGAGGCCCCCGACCTCCTGGCCTGGGCCGTCGCCCACGACTACGAGCTCCGCTTCATCGAGCAGATGCCCCTGGACGCCCAGCACGGCTGGAAGCGCGACGGCATGATCACGGCAGGTGACATCCTCACCTCGCTGCGCACCCGCTTCACGCTCACCCCCGAGGGCAGCGACGAACGCGGCTCCGCACCCGCCGAGCGCTGGCTGGTGGACGGCGGCCCGCACCGCGTCGGCGTGATCGCCTCCGTCACCCGCCCGTTCTGCCGGGCCTGCGACCGCACCCGGCTCACGGCCGACGGCCAGGTGCGCACCTGCCTGTTCGCCACCGAGGAGACGGACCTGCGGACGGCGCTGCGCTCCGGGGCCCCCGACGACGAGATCGCCCGTCTGTGGACGGCCGCGATGTGGGGCAAGAAGGCGGGCTCCGGCCTGGACGACCCGTCCTTCCTGCAGCCCGAGCGCCCGATGTCCGCGATCGGCGGCTGA
- a CDS encoding DUF3099 domain-containing protein, giving the protein MRKQSSGQAFRITGARQGLSDDVRGRQRRYVISMVVRTVAVVLTVVLWNVERPVAIATLVLGLALPYIAVVIANAGRENATSLPKTFIAAPTRPMLTREGSDAPAPSVPKRPATGASGARPGPD; this is encoded by the coding sequence ATGCGGAAGCAGAGCAGCGGCCAGGCCTTCCGGATCACGGGGGCCCGGCAGGGGCTGTCCGACGACGTCCGCGGGCGGCAGCGCCGGTATGTGATCTCGATGGTGGTGCGGACGGTGGCCGTGGTGCTGACCGTGGTGCTGTGGAACGTCGAGCGGCCCGTGGCGATCGCGACGCTGGTGCTGGGTCTGGCGCTGCCCTATATCGCGGTGGTGATCGCCAACGCGGGCCGGGAGAACGCCACTTCACTCCCGAAGACCTTCATCGCGGCGCCCACCAGGCCGATGCTGACGCGGGAGGGCTCCGACGCCCCCGCCCCGTCCGTTCCGAAGCGGCCGGCGACGGGCGCATCCGGCGCGCGGCCCGGTCCCGACTGA
- a CDS encoding GlsB/YeaQ/YmgE family stress response membrane protein yields the protein MTWLWAIIVGLVLGLIAKAIIPGKQQIPLWLTVIFGMLGSVLGNWAATGLGVADTRGIDWIRHLLQLAGAVVIVALGDRLWVSLRGHKRHAT from the coding sequence ATGACGTGGTTGTGGGCCATCATCGTGGGCCTGGTGCTGGGCCTGATCGCCAAGGCCATCATCCCGGGCAAGCAACAGATCCCGCTCTGGCTGACCGTGATCTTCGGCATGCTGGGCAGCGTCCTGGGCAACTGGGCCGCCACCGGCCTCGGGGTCGCCGACACCCGGGGCATCGACTGGATCCGGCACCTGCTGCAACTGGCCGGCGCCGTCGTCATCGTCGCCCTCGGGGACCGGCTGTGGGTCTCCCTGCGCGGCCACAAGAGACACGCGACCTAA
- the tyrS gene encoding tyrosine--tRNA ligase translates to MTRLGESVARASTLLSADLSSDATVQELLQETGARRYLDLTDLPAKEQAELIAARTVEVLPGVAALAERIEERRAAGGGLHIKLGIDPTATDVHLGHAVPLIVLSRFQRLGHDVTLIIGDFTAKIGDPSGRTAERPPLTDEDIAHNLATYREQVRPFFDFEKVSFRQNSEWLAPYTFPELLSLLAQVPASQLLQREDFRNRLAAGSGLTMTELLYPIAQGLDSVALECDVELGGSDQLLNLQMGRKLMELRGQRPQLVVTMPLIEGTDGTGAKMSKSKGNYVGLGAPADDVFGKIMSVPDRLMEPYLKAWTEWTDEEIGLALGRIADRSLHPMDLKKVLAGEVVAALYGLEAAMAARAGFIAQFSKKSFSDVESLPVVEVAAHAAETVATVLTSVLEFTPSASAARRLAKQNALRLVVEGADGQRTVVLAEADAVRPLGEVLAEKLTDTTGVAYLKAGRKLAQLDGR, encoded by the coding sequence ATGACACGCCTCGGCGAATCCGTCGCCCGCGCCAGCACGCTGCTCTCCGCCGACCTCTCCTCGGACGCCACGGTCCAGGAGCTGCTCCAGGAGACGGGCGCGCGGCGCTATCTCGACCTGACGGACCTGCCCGCCAAGGAGCAGGCCGAGCTGATCGCGGCCCGTACGGTCGAGGTCCTGCCGGGCGTGGCGGCGCTGGCCGAGCGGATCGAGGAGCGCCGGGCGGCCGGCGGCGGCCTGCACATCAAGCTGGGCATCGACCCGACGGCAACCGATGTGCACCTCGGGCACGCCGTCCCGCTGATCGTGCTGAGCCGGTTCCAGCGGCTGGGCCATGACGTCACGCTGATCATCGGTGACTTCACCGCCAAGATCGGCGACCCCTCGGGCCGTACCGCCGAGCGCCCGCCGCTGACCGACGAGGACATCGCGCACAACCTCGCCACCTACCGCGAACAGGTGCGCCCCTTCTTCGACTTCGAGAAGGTCAGCTTCCGGCAGAACAGCGAGTGGCTGGCGCCGTACACCTTCCCGGAGCTGCTCTCGCTGCTCGCCCAGGTGCCGGCCTCGCAGCTGCTGCAGCGCGAGGACTTCCGCAACCGGCTGGCCGCCGGGTCCGGTCTGACCATGACGGAGCTGCTCTACCCCATCGCGCAGGGCCTGGACTCGGTGGCGCTGGAGTGCGATGTGGAGCTGGGCGGCTCCGACCAGCTGCTGAATCTGCAGATGGGCCGCAAGCTGATGGAGCTGCGCGGGCAGCGTCCGCAGCTGGTGGTGACCATGCCGCTGATCGAGGGCACGGACGGCACGGGCGCCAAGATGTCCAAGTCCAAGGGCAATTACGTCGGGCTGGGCGCGCCCGCCGACGATGTCTTCGGCAAGATCATGTCGGTGCCGGACCGGCTGATGGAGCCGTACCTCAAGGCCTGGACGGAGTGGACCGACGAGGAGATCGGGCTCGCCCTGGGCCGGATCGCGGACCGCTCGCTGCACCCGATGGACCTGAAGAAGGTCCTCGCGGGCGAGGTCGTGGCCGCGCTGTACGGCCTGGAGGCGGCGATGGCGGCGCGCGCCGGGTTCATCGCGCAGTTCTCCAAGAAGTCGTTCTCCGATGTGGAGTCGCTGCCGGTCGTCGAGGTCGCCGCGCACGCCGCCGAGACGGTGGCGACGGTGCTGACGAGCGTGCTGGAGTTCACCCCGAGCGCCTCGGCGGCGCGGCGGCTGGCCAAGCAGAACGCGCTGCGGCTGGTCGTGGAGGGTGCGGACGGTCAGCGGACCGTGGTGCTCGCCGAGGCCGATGCCGTCCGCCCGCTGGGCGAGGTGCTGGCCGAGAAGCTGACGGACACCACCGGGGTGGCGTACCTGAAGGCCGGACGGAAGCTGGCGCAGCTCGACGGCCGCTGA
- a CDS encoding metallopeptidase TldD-related protein — MSRRTRTPHEIVERALELSRADGCVVIADEHSSANLRWAGNALTTNGVTRGRTLTVVATVDGSQGTASGVVTRSAVTADELEPLVRAAEAAAREAGPAEDAQPLVGGEKTSADFTEAPAETSSEVFAAFAPALGEAFRQARSGGRELYGFAHHGVVSSYLGTSAGLRLRHDQPTGTLELNAKSAGGAAEPRSAWAGRATRDFTDVDPREMDAELSRRLGWARRRVELPAGRYETLLPPTAVADLLIYQMWSSGARDAAEGRTVFSRPADASDADRARPGAGTRLGERLSALPLTLRSDPRAAGLECAPFVLAHSSGDDASVFDNGLPLAPTEWIREGVLHRLPTTRHSAGLTGLPVAPGIDNLLLEGGGSRSLDEMVAASGHDGPTLLLTCLWYIREVDPATLLLTGLTRDGVYLVENGEVTGEVNNFRFNESPVDLLSRAVEAGRTERTLPREWGDYFTRAAMPALRVADFHMSSVSRGV, encoded by the coding sequence ATGAGCCGTCGCACCCGTACACCGCACGAGATCGTCGAGCGGGCCCTGGAGCTCTCCCGGGCCGACGGCTGTGTGGTCATCGCCGACGAGCACTCCAGCGCCAATCTGCGCTGGGCGGGCAATGCGCTCACCACCAACGGCGTCACCCGCGGCCGCACCCTCACCGTCGTGGCGACCGTCGACGGTAGCCAGGGCACCGCCTCCGGCGTCGTGACGCGCTCCGCGGTGACGGCGGACGAGCTGGAGCCGCTGGTCCGGGCCGCCGAGGCGGCGGCCCGGGAGGCCGGACCGGCCGAGGACGCGCAGCCGCTGGTGGGCGGCGAGAAGACGTCCGCGGACTTCACCGAGGCGCCCGCCGAGACCTCCTCGGAGGTGTTCGCGGCGTTCGCGCCGGCGCTGGGCGAGGCCTTCCGGCAGGCCCGCTCCGGCGGCCGGGAGCTGTACGGCTTCGCCCACCACGGCGTCGTCTCGTCGTATCTGGGCACCTCGGCCGGGCTGCGGCTGCGGCACGACCAGCCCACCGGGACGCTGGAGCTGAACGCCAAGTCGGCCGGGGGCGCGGCCGAACCCCGCTCGGCCTGGGCGGGGCGGGCGACCCGTGACTTCACCGACGTCGATCCGCGGGAGATGGACGCCGAGCTGAGCCGGCGGCTGGGCTGGGCGCGGCGGCGGGTCGAGCTGCCCGCCGGGCGGTACGAGACGCTGCTGCCGCCGACCGCCGTCGCCGACCTGCTGATCTACCAGATGTGGTCGTCCGGGGCCCGCGACGCCGCGGAGGGCCGTACGGTCTTCTCCCGGCCGGCCGACGCGAGCGACGCGGACCGGGCCCGGCCCGGCGCGGGCACCCGGCTGGGCGAGCGGCTCAGCGCGCTGCCGCTGACGCTGCGCAGCGACCCCCGGGCGGCCGGTCTGGAGTGCGCCCCATTCGTTCTGGCGCACTCCTCCGGGGACGACGCCTCGGTGTTCGACAACGGGCTGCCGCTCGCACCCACCGAGTGGATCCGCGAGGGCGTCCTGCACCGGCTGCCGACCACCCGGCACAGCGCCGGGCTGACCGGCCTCCCGGTGGCGCCGGGTATCGACAACCTCCTCCTGGAGGGCGGCGGTTCGCGCTCGCTGGACGAGATGGTGGCGGCCTCCGGGCACGACGGTCCCACGCTGCTGCTGACCTGTCTGTGGTACATCCGCGAGGTGGACCCGGCGACGCTGCTGCTGACCGGGCTGACCCGGGACGGCGTCTACCTCGTCGAGAACGGCGAGGTGACCGGCGAGGTCAACAACTTCCGGTTCAACGAGTCGCCGGTGGATCTGCTGTCCCGGGCGGTGGAGGCGGGCCGTACGGAGCGGACCCTGCCGCGCGAGTGGGGCGACTACTTCACCCGGGCCGCGATGCCGGCCCTGCGCGTCGCCGACTTCCACATGAGTTCGGTCAGCCGGGGGGTGTGA
- a CDS encoding methyltransferase domain-containing protein produces the protein MTEAFTWTEAAKELADKVTAGAPEWHDSVSNTPRHRLIPRWWQRIPDSPTQEWELVDLPDASPERLHAAYADETLVTRVGPTHADHATRGERGKGDPTSSSTLPGLIVSMAHRLDVRPGHKVLDVGTGSGYSAGLFARRFGDENVTSVDVDPYVVEAARTRLAEFGRTPRVEAIDATGELPEPEYDRIMATVSVRPVPAPWLRALRPGGRLVTTVAHTALLITADMGSDGVARGTVQPDPATFMAARQAVDYPAKLNDIFVSARVREGEDVRPTDGAIPDLWQEWPLRWLYELETPGVETRAATYPDDGRRVVWLLAADGSWARAEDGATPLVHQGGPRRLWDGLERVRRTWEQNNRFPLHTLRAELTAEGGSLLSPDGSWSFPI, from the coding sequence ATGACCGAGGCCTTCACATGGACCGAAGCCGCCAAGGAGCTGGCGGACAAGGTGACCGCCGGCGCGCCTGAGTGGCACGACTCGGTGAGCAATACCCCCCGTCATCGGCTGATCCCGCGCTGGTGGCAGCGCATCCCCGACAGCCCCACGCAGGAATGGGAGTTGGTAGACCTTCCCGACGCCTCACCCGAGCGGCTGCACGCCGCATACGCCGACGAAACGCTGGTGACCCGGGTCGGTCCCACTCACGCTGACCACGCCACCCGAGGCGAGCGCGGCAAGGGCGATCCCACCTCGTCGTCCACTCTGCCGGGGCTCATCGTGTCCATGGCGCACCGGCTCGACGTGAGGCCCGGGCACAAGGTGTTGGACGTGGGCACGGGGTCGGGATACTCCGCCGGTCTGTTCGCCCGCCGCTTCGGGGACGAGAACGTGACCAGCGTGGACGTGGATCCGTACGTGGTCGAGGCTGCTCGCACGCGACTCGCCGAGTTCGGGCGCACTCCGCGCGTGGAAGCCATCGACGCCACCGGAGAACTCCCGGAGCCGGAATATGACCGCATCATGGCAACCGTTTCCGTGCGGCCCGTCCCTGCGCCGTGGCTCCGCGCTCTGCGTCCCGGCGGACGGCTCGTGACGACCGTCGCGCACACCGCACTTCTGATCACGGCGGACATGGGAAGCGATGGCGTCGCACGGGGCACCGTGCAGCCCGACCCGGCGACCTTCATGGCGGCCCGGCAGGCTGTCGACTACCCGGCGAAGCTGAACGACATCTTCGTGTCCGCGCGCGTACGGGAAGGGGAGGACGTTCGGCCCACGGACGGAGCGATTCCCGACCTATGGCAGGAATGGCCGCTTCGGTGGCTGTACGAGCTGGAGACACCCGGAGTCGAGACCCGCGCGGCCACCTACCCGGACGACGGGCGGCGCGTGGTGTGGCTCCTCGCAGCGGACGGATCATGGGCACGTGCTGAGGACGGGGCCACACCCCTGGTTCACCAGGGCGGTCCCCGCCGGCTCTGGGATGGCCTGGAACGGGTCCGCCGCACATGGGAGCAGAACAACCGCTTCCCCCTGCACACGCTGCGGGCCGAACTCACCGCCGAGGGCGGCTCCCTCCTGTCCCCGGACGGGTCGTGGTCCTTCCCCATCTGA
- the tgmB gene encoding ATP-grasp ribosomal peptide maturase, which produces MRSILILTGRDDLTADAVVEDLVTRGERVVRYDTADFPTASRLAVSLTGDGWTGPLTGSRRVRLESIKSVWWRRPNEFRTPDDWPGHARALAVSEARSGLLGVLGSLPVRWINHPADDAAANYKPKQLAAAARCGLNVPRSVITSDPEHARTFMGDDTVVYKGLGGGVLGPNGKRQFLPVALVSADQVDDGVSGTAHLFQERVAKAYEVRLTVIGGRMFPVAIHTDSEAAQLDWRTDYRSHTYEVVDLPPEVEQGVRLLMDELGLFFGALDFAVTPDGRWVFFEVNPNGQWHWLAVKAGVPLVEAMADALQGETA; this is translated from the coding sequence ATGCGATCCATCCTCATCCTGACCGGCCGGGACGACCTCACGGCCGACGCAGTGGTGGAGGATCTGGTGACACGCGGTGAGCGCGTCGTCAGGTACGACACTGCCGACTTTCCCACCGCTTCCCGTCTGGCCGTCTCCCTTACCGGGGACGGTTGGACGGGCCCTCTCACCGGCTCCCGAAGAGTCCGCCTGGAATCCATCAAGTCCGTGTGGTGGCGTCGGCCCAACGAGTTCAGGACCCCCGATGACTGGCCCGGACACGCCCGCGCACTCGCGGTCTCGGAAGCACGCTCAGGGCTACTCGGCGTACTCGGCTCTCTGCCCGTCCGATGGATCAACCACCCCGCCGACGACGCGGCAGCGAACTACAAACCCAAGCAACTTGCCGCCGCCGCCCGATGTGGACTGAACGTGCCCCGTTCCGTGATCACTTCGGACCCCGAACACGCCCGTACGTTCATGGGGGATGACACCGTCGTATACAAGGGACTCGGTGGTGGCGTACTCGGCCCCAACGGGAAACGGCAGTTCCTCCCCGTGGCTCTTGTTTCCGCAGACCAGGTGGATGACGGCGTAAGCGGTACCGCGCACCTATTTCAGGAACGCGTGGCCAAGGCTTACGAAGTGCGCTTGACCGTGATCGGTGGGCGCATGTTCCCCGTCGCCATCCATACGGACAGCGAAGCCGCGCAACTCGACTGGCGAACCGACTACCGCTCGCACACATATGAGGTGGTGGACCTGCCTCCGGAAGTCGAGCAAGGGGTCCGCCTGCTCATGGACGAACTCGGCTTATTCTTCGGCGCATTGGATTTCGCCGTCACGCCGGACGGGCGTTGGGTGTTCTTCGAGGTGAACCCCAACGGTCAATGGCACTGGCTTGCCGTCAAGGCCGGTGTTCCGCTCGTTGAAGCCATGGCCGATGCTCTGCAAGGAGAAACCGCATGA
- the tgmA gene encoding putative ATP-grasp-modified RiPP: MTTATTTPVPFGVRHLLSPAPTNCEAPVITYSDTLQLNVSAEGNPWHAITAEMPETQTETSNGDGSSPGSDSGTDLY, encoded by the coding sequence ATGACCACCGCTACTACTACGCCCGTCCCGTTCGGCGTCCGACACCTGTTGTCACCGGCTCCGACGAACTGCGAAGCGCCCGTCATCACGTACAGCGACACGCTTCAACTGAACGTCTCCGCCGAGGGCAACCCGTGGCACGCGATCACGGCGGAGATGCCCGAGACGCAAACGGAGACAAGCAACGGTGACGGTTCGTCCCCGGGGTCCGACAGCGGAACCGACCTCTACTGA